Proteins encoded by one window of Toxotes jaculatrix isolate fToxJac2 chromosome 22, fToxJac2.pri, whole genome shotgun sequence:
- the nopchap1 gene encoding uncharacterized protein C12orf45 homolog, whose translation MELNAKKTSSRALLSCGNGSGLSEKLLLRPGAGRSLQTERVPRSSVLERLQSFLPQMAEANEKLKREMEEAPAGRFDIESVEEAQSVIEMDVALVELSGSDSNSDYEQDSSSSEEDSESDDEQEITEQNLKLPGDKGKKKKANIQVLDQNGE comes from the exons ATGGAGTTGAacgcaaagaaaacaagttcccGGGCTCTACTGTCGTGTGGCAACGGTTCAG GCCTCAGTGAGAAGCTTCTCCTCAGGCCAGGGGCTGGTAGatccctgcagacagagagagtgccAAGAAGCAGTG TGTTGGAGCGGCTGCAGAGCTTCCTGCCACAGATGGCTGAAGCTAACGAGAAGCTGAAGCGGGAGATGGAGGAGGCTCCTGCTGGACGCTTTGACATAGAGAGTGTGGAGGAGGCACAGAGCGTCATAGAGATG GATGTAGCACTGGTGGAGCTCAGCGGGTCAGACAGCAACTCGGACTATGAACAGGATTCGTCGAGCTCCGAGGAGGACTCAGAGTCTGATGACGAGCAGGAGATCACAGAGCAGAACCTTAAACTACCTGGAGACAaaggcaagaagaagaaagccaACATTCAGGTTTTGGACCAGAATGGAGAGTAG